One genomic region from Quercus robur chromosome 4, dhQueRobu3.1, whole genome shotgun sequence encodes:
- the LOC126721147 gene encoding glycine dehydrogenase (decarboxylating) 2, mitochondrial-like isoform X2 has translation MSFKGLTEASKIGTLNANYMAKRLESHYPILFRGVNGTVANEFQGYTVGYVNIKAKKLFILCKLNLDIDAQGLLFS, from the exons ATGAGTTTTAAGGGACTCACTGAAGCCTCAAAGATAGGAACCTTGAATGCAAACTACATGGCAAAACGTTTGGAG AGCCACTACCCCATTCTTTTTCGAGGAGTCAATGGAACAGTCGCCAATGAATTTCAAG GGTATACTGTTGGCTATGTGAATATTAAAGCAAAAAAGTTGTTTATACTTTGCAAGTTGAACTTAGACATTGATGCTCAAG GTCTATTGTTCAGTTAA
- the LOC126721147 gene encoding uncharacterized protein LOC126721147 isoform X1, translating into MSFKGLTEASKIGTLNANYMAKRLESHYPILFRGVNGTVANEFQGISNHALPMDSQFWYTVGYVNIKAKKLFILCKLNLDIDAQGLLFS; encoded by the exons ATGAGTTTTAAGGGACTCACTGAAGCCTCAAAGATAGGAACCTTGAATGCAAACTACATGGCAAAACGTTTGGAG AGCCACTACCCCATTCTTTTTCGAGGAGTCAATGGAACAGTCGCCAATGAATTTCAAGGTATCTCAAATCATGCTCTTCCTATGGATTCCCAATTCT GGTATACTGTTGGCTATGTGAATATTAAAGCAAAAAAGTTGTTTATACTTTGCAAGTTGAACTTAGACATTGATGCTCAAG GTCTATTGTTCAGTTAA